A single genomic interval of Novosphingobium ginsenosidimutans harbors:
- the rpsI gene encoding 30S ribosomal protein S9: protein MSDTTLNDLADLGAAADVATPAAPAAPLREKEVDAQGRAYATGRRKDAVARVWIKPGSGKVVINGRDQSVYFARPTLRLVIDQPFQIADRAGQYDVIATVKGGGLSGQAGAVKHGIAQALTKFEPVLRGVVKAAGFLTRDSRVVERKKYGRAKARRSFQFSKR, encoded by the coding sequence ATGTCTGACACCACGCTCAACGATCTGGCCGACCTCGGCGCTGCTGCCGATGTTGCCACCCCCGCCGCTCCGGCTGCGCCGCTCCGCGAAAAGGAAGTCGACGCCCAGGGCCGTGCCTATGCCACCGGCCGCCGCAAGGATGCCGTGGCCCGCGTCTGGATCAAGCCCGGTTCGGGCAAGGTCGTGATCAACGGCCGTGACCAGTCGGTCTACTTCGCCCGTCCGACGCTGCGCCTCGTGATCGACCAGCCGTTCCAGATTGCCGATCGCGCTGGCCAGTACGACGTGATCGCCACCGTCAAGGGCGGCGGTCTCTCGGGCCAAGCCGGTGCCGTCAAGCACGGCATCGCCCAGGCGCTGACCAAGTTCGAGCCCGTCCTGCGCGGGGTCGTCAAGGCCGCCGGTTTCCTCACCCGCGACAGCCGCGTGGTCGAGCGCAAGAAGTACGGCCGCGCCAAGGCCCGCCGCAGCTTCCAGTTCAGCAAGCGCTGA